A genomic region of Fusarium falciforme chromosome 4, complete sequence contains the following coding sequences:
- a CDS encoding PRA1 family protein, producing MARIQIPLDVITSRINFGERFQGLRSGPLSGRFSNLRPLSEFLDVKRVSKPANFAEMQSRVNYNLSHFSSNYAVIFVMLSIYALLSNWVLLFDIIFVVAGMWIIGRLDGNDLEIGTFRASTSQLYTGLVVIGVPLGLWASPFSTMLWLVGASGVTILGHAAFMDKPIDEAFSGEAV from the coding sequence ATGGCTCGCATTCAGATCCCGCTGGACGTCATCACGTCCCGCATCAACTTCGGCGAGCGCTTCCAGGGCCTTCGCTCTGGTCCTCTCAGCGGTCGCTTCTCCAACCTGCGACCTCTGTCCGAGTTCCTCGACGTCAAGCGAGTCTCGAAGCCCGCCAACTTTGCCGAGATGCAGTCGCGCGTCAACTATAACCTGAGCCACTTCTCGAGCAACTATGCTGTCATCTTTGTCATGCTCAGCATCTATGCTCTGCTCAGCAACTGGGTCCTGCTCTTCGACATCATCTTTGTCGTCGCCGGCATGTGGATCATTGGCCGCCTCGACGGCAATGATCTTGAGATTGGCACCTTCCGTGCCAGCACTTCTCAACTCTACACTggactcgtcgtcatcggcgtGCCTCTTGGTCTGTGGGCTTCGCCCTTCTCGACCATGCTCTGGCTAGTTGGCGCATCTGGCGTGACCATCCTTGGTCACGCCGCATTTATGGACAAGCCTATCGATGAGGCTTTTTCCGGGGAGGCGGTCTAG